The nucleotide sequence ACCCTCTCCTGGCGTTCGTCAGCTCGTCGCCGGAAGCGAAGAGACCTCCTTCATCGTCCAGGTGCCCGCCCGTATCGGCGGCCTGATGGACACCGCACGGTTCGCGCAGAGTCTCGCGGCCGCTGCCAGCGAGTTCAGCGAGTGGTGCGAAACCCAGCACCGCACGCGCTCGCATTCCTCCTCCTTCCACGACCAATGGTCCGACGCTGCCGACGACGCCGTCACGCGCAAGAACGACTGACCACACGCACCTAGGAGCACAAAATGGCTATCTACAAGGGTTCCCGGTTCCCCATCGATTTCGACGAGGCGTTCGGCCAGGGCTTGGTCATGGTCGGTGAGGTGTCGCCGGACAACGAGTACCAGTCGCGTGAGGACCGGGCTGCGGGTCGTCCGGCGCGTCAGCGGGTCGACGAGGTGACGGGCAAGCGTCAGTGGAAGGTCACGGTGACCGACCCTGACGAGGTCAAGGCCAAGCGGGCATCGTTCGAGATCACGTTGCTGGCCGATGTGCAGCCGGTGCCGACGACGTCGGAGGTGCTGCCGGGTATGCGGCCGATCGAGCTGGAGGGCCTGACGGCTGAGCCGAAGGTGGCTGGTCAGGGCGAGTTCAAGTACCAGTCCTACATGTTCCGCGCGACCGGCTTCAAGGCTGCGGCTTCGGGCGGGGCGTCGAAGTCGTCGCGGACGTCGGGCGCTGCCGAGTCAACGCCCAAGGCTGCGTGATGCCGGACGGGGTGCCGGGGAGCCACTGTGTGGCCGTGGTTCCTCCGCACCTGGTCCAGGCGTGGGAGATGGCCTACCGCCACTACAGCGCGCTGACGGCCAGGACGGCATCCGGCGCTGATGCGTTGGCGGCTCATGACCTGGCTGTTGCTTCGGTGGCGGTGGCGGCGTCCTGGCGGGACTTGGCCGCTCATGGCCAGTTGCCGTGGTGGGTTCTCGCGGCCGTGACAGCGGCGGCTGAGGGATTCGAGGAGAACGCGCGGTCGTGGGAGATGCGCGCGTACGGCGAGGAAGGGCAGGTCCGTGGCGTTCAACGCGATGTGGAAGCCGGGGCCGCAAGCGGTCGCGGGAATGCAGGGCAATGGTTCGGCGAACCCAGCCCTGGTGATCTACCTGGATCCGGACAGCCTGGCGATCCTGCCGCCGTCCGATCCCGCCGTGTGGCCGGAGTTCATCCGGCTCCTTCGCCAAATCCGCGACAGCGCGGACGAACTGGCCGTGTTCCTCGACAAGCACAAGGCGGTGTGTGATGACGACGCCGGGCCGGAATGAGCCGCAGACATTGGCGGACGCGCACGCGGTCGCTTCGGCTCATCGTCCGAAGCCGGGGTCGAATCTGGCGACCTGGCTGAAGTTCCATCAGGCCAACGCGCGCATGTGCCGAGCCGTGTCCGATGTGGATCGCGCGCACCACCACGAACTCCGTTACTGGGTGGGCTACGAGGAACGCAAGGCGGAGGAGGTGGCCGCGAAGATCCAAGAGGGGAAGTCGCAAGCCAGCTGAAAACTGAATGACAGAGCGAAAAACGCACGTGAGGACGTGTGGCGTACAAACACGTCCTCAAACGCTTTCTTGTCCTGTAAGGCGCAGAAGCGGAATCCGGCTACCAACCTTGCCGCTCCTGCGCTGTCCACAACCTCTGGAAGTGAACAATGACAACGCTAAACGATGGCAACAAGCGGGCGCTAGACGGGGTCACCCGAACGCGCTGCACAGTCTGCAAGCGGTTCGCGAAGCTGCTGCCCGGTGAGAAGGAATGCGCACCCTGTCAGGGAATGCTGCCGCTGGATCTGACCGGTGGTGGTCGTCGATGAACGGGATCGGTGTCCTTCTCGTCGGCGGCGGAGTGCTCGGCGTGGTGGTGTGGCTGCTGCACCAGATCGGTCGCGCACTCGCCACGATCTTGGAAGTCCTGGCGGCGGCCGCACTGGTGTTCATCGCACTCTGGTGGCTACTCAAATCGTTGATATGGCTGGCAAAGCAAGTCATCATGCGCTGGCGGACCAGTCTCACAGTGGTGGCGCTCGTGGCGTGGTGGCAGTACCTCGGGTGGCTGTCGCTTGCTGTCGTGACGGGCTCGGTCGTCGCCGTGCTGGTGTCGTGGCGGCTGATCGACGTCGTGTCCTATGACCACCACTGCGGCCGGTTCCTCCGGTCCTGGTGGATGCGGTGGGCGGTCTACGCGCGCAAGCTCCCGGCCTGGCTGCACGCCTGCGGGCTGAGCATCCGGGACGAGGCGCTGCCCGTGGAAGTGACGGTGAACCTGGTCGGCCGTCGACGGTTGCTGTCCCGCAAGGCCGCGTCGGCATCACGGGCCGTTCAGGTGCCGAAGGTCCTCAAGGTCCGATCGGGACCGTCGTGGGATGAGGTGCGGGTCCAGCTCGTTCCGGGGCAGAAACCCGAGGACTTCGACGAGGCCGCGCGGGCGCTGGCGGTGGCGCGCAAGGTCAAGCGGTGCCAGGTGCGGGAACTGGAGCCCAACGTGGTCTCCATCGACTTCCAGCGCCGGGACTTGCTCAAATCCGCGGTGACCTCGCTGCCGGTTCCTGACCTGGTGTCGCCCGATGGGCTCGGCGTGGATCTGCGACATGTGTGGTCCGGGACCACGGAGTACGGCTCGGACTGGCGGGTTTCGCTGGTCGGCTCAGGTGCGCACTGCCTGACCGCTGGCGCGACCGGATCGGGCAAGAACTCGGTGATGTGGTGCCCGCTGGTGTCGGCCGCACCCGCGATTCGGTCCGGTGTGGTCCGGGTGTCCGGCATCGATCCCAAGGGGATGGAACTCGCCTATGGGCGTGGGATCTTCGCCCGGTATGCGGTGAGCGGTAAGCAGGCGCTCGAACTCCTCGACGGCCTGCTTGAGGAGATGGAAGCCCGCAAGCACGAGTTCGCCGGGCGCGTGCGGATGATCCCGATCAGTGTCGAGCATCCGCTAGAGGTTCTGGAGTTCGACGAGATCGGCGCGCTGACCAAGTACACCGACCGCAAGACCCGCGACGCGATCGTGGAGAAGGTCGCCCTCCTCACCACGCAGGGGCGGGCCCTGGGCATCACGGTGCGCGGATATGTGCAGGAACCCACGAAGGACACCGTCCCGGTACGAGAACTGTTCCCCCGCCGCGTGTGCCTGCGGGTGACCTCCAAGACCCACGTCGGGATGGTCCTCGGCGACGGCGCGTACGAACGAGGCGCGTGGGCGAACCGCATCGGTGATTCCGAAGCCGGTGTCGGCTACGTCTGGGGCGAAGGCGTCCGCGAACCCCTGCGCGTCCGGGCCGGTTGGGTCGCCGACGAGGAGATCAAGGCCTTGGAGACCTACGTGACCAACGGCGGCACTCACGTCGTCCCCGAGAGGAGGGCGGCATGAACCGGCTGATGGTCTTCCTCGACGCGATCCGCGATCACCTGGACTCGTTCGCCCTTCCCCCGGCCGCGTCCGTGCGGGTTGGGGTCGGGCCTGATCCGATCACGGTGCAACTCGACTCCGACCGCCTGGAGGACGTTGCCCGTGGCCTGCTCACCTGGGCCGCCTCGCTCGACGACGTGACGGCTTCGCTGTGGCGTCCTGCGGGCGGCGGCTCGGTGCACCTGGAACTCAGCGGCCGGACTCCCTGCGGCATCCCGGTCGTGGTCTACGGCGGCGTCTGGTTCGACGAAGCGACCTTCCCGGACCTGCCTGCGGGGATGCGGCAGGACATGGCGGTGTTCGTCCTGCGGCAGTGGAACAGCCCTGGGGAGGTGGCTGCCTGATGAGCATCCAGGAATCCGCGGTGACTATGCCGGCCAAAACCCGGGCCGCCCGGATGCGCGAACCCCTCGCCTCCGACGTGGTGAAAGCGACTGCTGAGAAGCACGGGGTTTGTGTCCGGCCGTTCACGATGGAGGTTGGCGACACCGACACCGGAGAGCTTCGCTACGTCCCCGTTCCGTGTGGCTCGACTGTCGAATCGGTGTGTCTGCCGTGTGCTCGCAAGGCGAAGGCGCTGCGGCAGGTCCAGTGCCGCGAGGGCTGGCACATGGAGACCGAACCGGACTTCACTCCGGAGCCACCCTCCGAGACTCAAACCGAGCTGTTGGCGTTCCGGGCTGACCTCGTCGCCGCTTACCGGCAAGAGACGGACCAAGCGGAGGCCGACGAGCTGCGGGAGGAGATCCAGGGAGTCGACGACGAACTTCGGCAACTCGGGATGCGTGGCCGCCTCCCCTCGGTCGACCTGCCGACGAAGAAGGCGGTGAAGCGCTCGACGAAGCGGCGGCAGGACGCGCCGAACCTGCCTCGCCGGAAGGTCGCCAAGACCACCGTGGGCCGCGAGTACGCGGGAAGGTTCCGGCCGTCGATGTTCGTCACGCTCACCTGCGACACCTACGGCCCCGCCCGGTCGGACGGCGCACCGGTCGATCCGTCGACCTATGACTACCGGCGGGCGGCTCGGGACGCGGTGCACTTCTCGGCGCTGGTGGACCGGTGGTGGCAGAACCTCCGGCGGGTCGTGGGCTGGGACGCGCAGTACTTCGCCACCGTCGAACCCCAACGGCGGGCGGCTCCACATCTCCACGCGGCGATTCGGGGATCGGTCCCGCACGACGTGATCCGGCAAGTCACCGAAGCGACCTATCACCAGGTCTGGTGGCCCAACCATGACCAGGTGGTCTACGTCGACCGGATGCCGCTCTGGGACGGCGACCGCCGGGTGTTCGTCGACCCGGACACCCGCGCACCGCTGACCGACTGGGACGACGCGATAGAGGCCGTGGAGGACCCGGCGCACGTGGTCACCTTCGGCCGACAGGTCCACTCGAAAGGCATCCTCGGCGGCTCCGAAGAAGCCGGGCGGCACATCGGCTACCTGACCAAGTACCTCACCAAATCCACGGGTGAGGTGGTCGAAGCCGACACAGCGCGGCAGAAGGATCACCACGACCGGTTGCACGCTGAGCTGTCGGTAACGCCCTGCTCGCCTCGCTGCGCCGTGTGGCTGCTCTACGGCATCAACCCCAAGGGAGCCAACGGAAAGACCACACCAGGCCACTGCAAGGGAAGGGCGCATCGGCGAACCACACTCGGCCTGCCCGGTCGCCGCGTGCTGGTGTCACGCAAGTGGTCCGGCAAGACCCTCGTCGACCACAAAGCGGACCGCAAAGCCTTCGTGATCGAAGCGCTGGCGGCGGTCGGTATCGAGAAACCAACCCCCGATCCAGCGCGGCTGGTCTGGCGCAAGGTCGACTCCAGCGACGCGAATGTGCCACCTCGGGACCACCTGGTGATGCACGCGATCTCCGAACGGATCACGTGGAAAGCTGAGTACGACAAAGCACTACTAGCCGCGCAGAGTCCACCGGATCTTTCGGCAACTCCACTCGCGGCCTAAGGGGGATCACATGAACAACGTGCACGACATCGATCCACTCTGGACAGTGGAAGATGTCTCGGCCTACCTCGGGGTTCCTGTCGGGACGCTGTACCAGTGGCGCAGCAAGGGTTACGGGCCTGCTGGCCGTCGTATGGGCCGGTACGTGCGGTACCGCCCCGAGGACGTTCGGGCGTGGGTTGATCAGCTGGCCGTTGAGGTGGCCTGATGCCTCGGCCTCAACTGGAGATCGGAACGTACGGGGAGATCCGGTATTCGCCTGTCGCAGGCGGGTACCGGGCTCGTGCGCTGTTCCGCGACTTCGACGGCAACACGCGGGAGGTCGAGCGGACCGGGAAGACGAAAGGCAAGGCTGCGCAGCGGCTCAAGGACGTCTTTCGCGAGTGGACTGGGTCGACGACTGGCGAGATCACGCGGGAGACGCACCTGAAGGTCCTGGCTGAAGTCTGGATGGAACAGGTGCGGCAGGACGTCGGGGACGGCAAGAAGTCGCCGACCACAGAGACCGCGTATGAGTCGGTCCTCAACGCACACGTCGTGCCCGGCCTCGGAGAGTTGCGCGTTCGGGAAGCCACCGTGATGCGGCTGGATCGCTTCCTTGGGGCGCTTCAGCGCAACGTTGGGGCGTCGACGGCGAAGACCGCGCGGACCGTCCTTTCGGGAATGCTCGGGCTGGCGGCTCGGTACGACGCGATCGACGGCAACCCGACTCGGGACACCCGGCGCATCCCGACGGCGAAGAAGAAGCCTCGCGCGCTGGACGCGGACGAGCGTGCTGGGTGGCTGGCACGACTGGAGGCGAACGAGAAGGCGGTTCGCTGGGACCTGCCCGACTTGTCCCGGTTCATGATGGCGACCGGTGTCCGGGTCGGTGAAGCGCTCGCGACGTACTGGGAGGACGTCGACCTGGTGGCGGGCACGGTCGACATCACGCACACCGTCGTCCGGATCAAGGGGCAAGGGCTGCTCCGCAAGCCGCGTCCGAAGAGCGAGTCGAGCAAGCGCGCGCTCCCGCTTCCCTCCTGGGCCGTGGAGCTACTGACGAAGCGGGCGGCGGCCTCTGGCCCCATCTTCCCCAGCTCGACGGGCGGGATGCGCGACCCGAACAACGTCCTGCGGGTCATCCGGGAAATCCGCGGTGGCGACCACTTCCTCTGGGTCACCTCGCACACCTTCCGGAAGACGACGGCGACCGCGCTGGACGACGCAGGGGTGCCGACGAGGCTGATCGCGGACCAGCTCGGCCACTCGCGGGTGTCCATGACGCAGGACAACTACCTGGAACGGAAGACGGTCGACCCGGCCACGGCGAAGGCCCTGGAAGGGCTCTTGGATAAACCCGTTCGACCCAAAACCGGGGATAAACCGGGGAGATGATCTTGGTCCTGGCTGTCCACAACGCATGGACCAGGCGAAAGAGTGGGCCGCCTGGGGCTCGAACCCAGAACCTACGGATTAAAAGTCCGCAGCTCTACCAATTGAGCTAACGGCCCGTGCGGCTGAGTCTAGTAGACCGCCGTCGGCCACCAGGATGCCGGGGCGGCCGCCGGAGCGCCACGGAATTGTCGGGGGTCTCTGCCATGCTCGGAGGCATGGATACGGTACCCGAGGAGAACTACGCGGCCAGCTGGGAAGGCGACCGTCCGGAGCCTCCGCGCGTGGCGAGCGAGCGCGAGATCCTGACGTCCACCCTCGACTGGCATCGCCGCACCTTCGAGCTGAAGTGCCAGGGGCTGACGCCGGAGCAGATGGCCCTGCGGTCGGTGGAGCCGTCGAGCATGTCGCTGCACGGGCTGCTCAGGCACCTCACGGGCGTCGAGCGCTGGTGGTTCCGCCTGCAGTTCGCGGGCGAGGACGTCCCGTTGCTCTATTACTCCGACGAGTGGCCCGAGCAGGA is from Amycolatopsis lurida and encodes:
- a CDS encoding AMED_5909 family protein yields the protein MTTPGRNEPQTLADAHAVASAHRPKPGSNLATWLKFHQANARMCRAVSDVDRAHHHELRYWVGYEERKAEEVAAKIQEGKSQAS
- a CDS encoding FtsK/SpoIIIE domain-containing protein, giving the protein MNGIGVLLVGGGVLGVVVWLLHQIGRALATILEVLAAAALVFIALWWLLKSLIWLAKQVIMRWRTSLTVVALVAWWQYLGWLSLAVVTGSVVAVLVSWRLIDVVSYDHHCGRFLRSWWMRWAVYARKLPAWLHACGLSIRDEALPVEVTVNLVGRRRLLSRKAASASRAVQVPKVLKVRSGPSWDEVRVQLVPGQKPEDFDEAARALAVARKVKRCQVRELEPNVVSIDFQRRDLLKSAVTSLPVPDLVSPDGLGVDLRHVWSGTTEYGSDWRVSLVGSGAHCLTAGATGSGKNSVMWCPLVSAAPAIRSGVVRVSGIDPKGMELAYGRGIFARYAVSGKQALELLDGLLEEMEARKHEFAGRVRMIPISVEHPLEVLEFDEIGALTKYTDRKTRDAIVEKVALLTTQGRALGITVRGYVQEPTKDTVPVRELFPRRVCLRVTSKTHVGMVLGDGAYERGAWANRIGDSEAGVGYVWGEGVREPLRVRAGWVADEEIKALETYVTNGGTHVVPERRAA
- a CDS encoding replication initiator; its protein translation is MSIQESAVTMPAKTRAARMREPLASDVVKATAEKHGVCVRPFTMEVGDTDTGELRYVPVPCGSTVESVCLPCARKAKALRQVQCREGWHMETEPDFTPEPPSETQTELLAFRADLVAAYRQETDQAEADELREEIQGVDDELRQLGMRGRLPSVDLPTKKAVKRSTKRRQDAPNLPRRKVAKTTVGREYAGRFRPSMFVTLTCDTYGPARSDGAPVDPSTYDYRRAARDAVHFSALVDRWWQNLRRVVGWDAQYFATVEPQRRAAPHLHAAIRGSVPHDVIRQVTEATYHQVWWPNHDQVVYVDRMPLWDGDRRVFVDPDTRAPLTDWDDAIEAVEDPAHVVTFGRQVHSKGILGGSEEAGRHIGYLTKYLTKSTGEVVEADTARQKDHHDRLHAELSVTPCSPRCAVWLLYGINPKGANGKTTPGHCKGRAHRRTTLGLPGRRVLVSRKWSGKTLVDHKADRKAFVIEALAAVGIEKPTPDPARLVWRKVDSSDANVPPRDHLVMHAISERITWKAEYDKALLAAQSPPDLSATPLAA
- a CDS encoding helix-turn-helix transcriptional regulator; translation: MNNVHDIDPLWTVEDVSAYLGVPVGTLYQWRSKGYGPAGRRMGRYVRYRPEDVRAWVDQLAVEVA
- a CDS encoding tyrosine-type recombinase/integrase — translated: MPRPQLEIGTYGEIRYSPVAGGYRARALFRDFDGNTREVERTGKTKGKAAQRLKDVFREWTGSTTGEITRETHLKVLAEVWMEQVRQDVGDGKKSPTTETAYESVLNAHVVPGLGELRVREATVMRLDRFLGALQRNVGASTAKTARTVLSGMLGLAARYDAIDGNPTRDTRRIPTAKKKPRALDADERAGWLARLEANEKAVRWDLPDLSRFMMATGVRVGEALATYWEDVDLVAGTVDITHTVVRIKGQGLLRKPRPKSESSKRALPLPSWAVELLTKRAAASGPIFPSSTGGMRDPNNVLRVIREIRGGDHFLWVTSHTFRKTTATALDDAGVPTRLIADQLGHSRVSMTQDNYLERKTVDPATAKALEGLLDKPVRPKTGDKPGR
- a CDS encoding DinB family protein; its protein translation is MDTVPEENYAASWEGDRPEPPRVASEREILTSTLDWHRRTFELKCQGLTPEQMALRSVEPSSMSLHGLLRHLTGVERWWFRLQFAGEDVPLLYYSDEWPEQDFEDLGGDVEEAWAAWRAECVRSREIVAAASLDDTGKGRRDGEPFSLRWLLTHHIAEYARHNGHADLLRERVDGRTGH